A region from the Canis lupus dingo isolate Sandy chromosome X, ASM325472v2, whole genome shotgun sequence genome encodes:
- the LOC112673188 gene encoding LOW QUALITY PROTEIN: ral guanine nucleotide dissociation stimulator-like (The sequence of the model RefSeq protein was modified relative to this genomic sequence to represent the inferred CDS: substituted 1 base at 1 genomic stop codon), protein MPMLWSPGLLMLPRVRGDSSTAPSSCRARERASDGASNTPSSVSTITASHQLHEEKPGLVDFPPKLAAEQLTSIDADLFKKVVPQQCLGSIWSKWNEPSNEHLVCTVRATITQFNDVVNCVITTCLGNPRMTARDRAMVVEHWIKVGKPCQILWNYSSMHAILSALXSASIHRLKNTWAKISRKKLQTFKTMCTKDNPQSRKLLIQERPSKVGTLGINVQRAWKRGWQKKGVVPFLGTFLTDLLMLDTAMEEYLEENEINHQKKNKEYRVMTEIMLLQVAADHYNIEPKHPLRAWFQSGKWLSEEESYILSCQLEPRS, encoded by the exons ATGCCCATGCTTTGGTCCCCTGGGCTTCTGATGCTTCCCAGAGTCAGAGGTGACAGCTCCACAGCTCCTTCCAGCTGTAGAGCCAGAGAAAGGGCCTCTGATGGAGCTAGCAACACCCCTAGCTCTGTTTCAACCATCACCGCCAGC CACCAGCTGCATGAGGAGAAGCCGGGTCTCGTGGACTTCCCTCCCAAGCTGGCGGCAGAGCAATTGACATCCATAGATGCAGATCTGTTCAAGAAGGTGGTGCCCCAACAGTGCCTGGGCTCCATCTGGTCCAAGTGGAATGAACCCAGCAATGAGCACCTAGTATGCACAGTCCGTGCCACCATCACCCAGTTCAACGATGTGGTCAACTGTGTCATCACCACCTGCCTTGGCAACCCACGCATGACAGCCCGGGACAGGGCCATGGTGGTGGAGCACTGGATCAAGGTGGGCAAGCCCTGTCAAATCTTGTGGAACTACTCCTCCATGCATGCCATCCTCTCTGCTCTGTAGAGTGCCTCAATTCACCGCCTGAAGAACACATGGGCCAAAATTTCCAGGAAGAAActtcaaacatttaaaacaatgtGCACCAAAGACAATCCGCAGAGCAGAAAACTGCTTATCCAGGAACGACCATCTAAAGTTGGAACCCTGGGGATAAATGTCCAGAGAGCATGGAAGAGGGGGTGGCAGAAGAAAGGTGTCGTCCCATTCCTTGGCACCTTCCTCACTGACCTGCTCATGCTGGATACTGCAATGGAGGAGTACCTGGAGGAGAATGAGATCAACCACCAGAAGAAGAATAAGGAATACAGAGTCATGACTGAGATCATGCTGCTCCAGGTGGCTGCAGATCATTACAACATAGAGCCTAAGCATCCACTTAGGGCCTGGTTCCAGTCTGGGAAGTGGCTCAGTGAAGAGGAGAGCTACATCCTGTCCTGCCAGCTGGAGCCCCGATCTTAG